GAAAAAGATGTTCGCTCTCCTTCCCGGCGTTGCAGCGGAAGCGGATGACAACGCGGAGCTTGCCCTGAGGAGTTCATGGAAGGCAGCCCTCACTGTGGTAGGCGACAACCTTCCGGACACCGCAACAGCCGGTAACGTCAACCGTGCCAAAACCACTTTGCGCCTCTCTCTCCGAATCCCGCCAGTTGCGGATGCTGAGAAGGTCAGTGCGGCCATGAAGAGTATACTTGAGGCTGATCCCCCTTACAATGCAAAGGTCAATTACACCTCACATCACGATGGCACCGGCAGCGCCACCCCGGCCTTAAAACCGTGGCTTGCCCAAGCGCTCCACAGCGGTTGTGAAACTGCCTTCGGTAAGGCTTATGCTTCGCAGGGTGTTGGTGGAACCATCCCCTTTGTCGCGATGCTGCAGCAAATGTTCCCCGAGGCGCAATTCCTCATCACAGGGGTCGTGGGACCGAGGAGCAACATCCATGGACCGAATGAGTGTCTAAACGTGCCATTTGCAAAGGGTGTCACCACTTGTGTTGCGCGCGTGATTGCTGAACACTTTCACGCAACGCCAAAGTTGCGAAAGGATTAGTAGCAAATTGTCTTCAACGCTACCTCTCTCCTTCACCGGAGCGTTTGTTTATAATTTACCTTTCAAGGAAACCCCCACTGGCGCCATTACATATTGCACTAGTGGTATTATCGGTACCGAGTGCTGAGCAGCGGAGTTTTTAACGTTCTGAGCAGAATCAGCCATGTAAGCCTTCAGGAGATCTagcagacaaaaaaacatgtctttcttttccttatttgttttacgcatttttttttattttgaaaattttcCGATGCGTTATGACTtatctattttctttttacatttatattttgtatttaGCGTTTTGGCACAAACACCAATTATTTTTGCGATGTTTGAGAGCGTAACATTTTCCCCGCGTGGAATTACCACTGCCAGGCAATGGCGGTCGCAGGGGAGGGAAATGGAGTAGGGGAAACATTTGCATTTCGGTCAGATAACATTTTCTAGACCGTCAGGTATTTTTCATCCGTGTGTTTGTTCGCGTGACCCCGTAACCCTTTGCACTTACCCGCTGCCCCGCCCAAAGTCTCCAACCACGAATAAAACACTAATTGTCCCACTTATTGGCTAGATAATGAAAATATAGGAAAGCGGCACAGGAATCGAGGGCCATGCAGCGGAAACATCGGCGCCCAACAACCAACGATGCCGCACATGGAGAGAGGTTTGCACTAAAAAGCATGGTCATCTCGACGTGATTGCCACTTCGTGTTCGCCCCGAAGCACCCGACCTTTGAATGGTTATGGGCTCATCGGCCTGTCAAGGCGCTTGTGTTACGGAAGGGTCTCGCCGAATGTAAGCTTTTCAAGTTTCATTGTTCCTCTAATTTGCTGGACGGGTGGAAGGAGTGGAAggtgcggggggggggggggggaacgcAGTCCCTCGGAGCCGAAGCACGGCGTTTGCAAAAACGTTTGTCAGCATATTTTGTGCAGTTTGGTAAAAAGGCGTGAGTGAAAGAGGAAACCAATTGCTCATTTCACCCTTCTCTGTTAACCCGTGAAAAGCGCAGCCTTTCTTTTAGGAAGTAGAGGGGATTCACCGCACAACGGAGCGGGAGGCAAAGTGCAAGCGCACTTGTTGAGGAAAATGAGGCGAGTGGTAGTGGATTTGAGGCCAAAGGAGTGTTACGACGAGGGGCACTTGGAAGGGGCGTTCAGCTTCCCGTGGGAGGATATACAGAACGAGTCTTGTGGGCTACCACCGCGTGAAACTTTGCTCACCGCCATCGTAGACGAGCGAATAGACCAAGGAAGTGTTACGACATACCTTTCCCGCCTTCAGTACGCGGCGTTGGAGGTAAGGATGTTGGGGCAGCACGAAGAGATGGTTCGCCGGCCACCGGAAGGTTTTTGTTGGGTTCCAAACCCTTTTCTTGTGAGCGTGTTGCGGTTTGTGGAAGAGTCGAGTGGCGGTATCTCGTTTGCACTTGACATTGGCTCCGGCAGCGGAAGGGATATGGTCTTCCTGGCCTCCCGTGGGTGGCATGTTGTTGGAATCGAGAACCGGAGGCGGCTTATTGGGCAAGGGGAGACGCTTGCTCGCAAACACGGCGTCTCGGGGCATGTGGCCTATTTGCACAGTGACATCAAGGAGGCTTACCCAGTAAGAAGTGGGTCGGTGGACCTGGTGCATGTCTGCCGCTTCTTGCACAGGCCGTCCCTCAGCCACTTGCTTGAACTTCCACGCCGCGGCGGCCATCTCGTGTACAGTCACTTCCTTGAGGGCTGCCAACACACCAAAGTCGGCCACCCTTCGTCACCCGCTGGTTTCTGGAGAAGGGGCGAACTGCGATCACTGCTGGAGGATGCCGGTTACGACGTGATTCATGAGGAGGAAACGACGCTTCCAGACACGAGGCCATTTTTGCACATTCTCGCCAGGCGGGCAGTCTGATGACGGACACGTAAAAGCCACAACGCCCCCAGCGATCTTAAAGTTTGGAATGTGGTCCGAGCAACGCCCACGAGCGTAGGGCTGAACCATCCATCAGTGATGGGAGGGCGCTTGTGGTCCAGGAAGCGCAATAAGCACCGACGGTGTGAGGGACAGTGCCCACTCTGTCACTCGTATGCTTGTGCCCACTCGGGCGTTGATtccgtttgcttttttctaaCATTTGCGCCCGTTAAAGGCAAAATAGTGAAGTAGTCTCCCCctccaaagaaagaaaaagaaaaccacaaATCCCTTTGGGTGGAAAGTGTGGCCGGTTCAACCACTTCATTCCGCTATGCTGCCTTGAAGTCTCCGCGGAAGCGGAGGCTACTTGTTCGCGCCTTTCTATGgcgaaaatgaaaattacTAAACCTCGAGTTTGGCGTCCCCACCACTCAAGCCATGTCTTGTTTCCTCTCTGTCGTCCGCAGCCGTTTCATGGAGCTCCGCCAGGAGGAGCCAAGCTCGCAACAACGCAGCAATTTTGTGCCTTAGAGTCCCAATCCATCCGTATTAATGCCGCTCCTGGGCGCCGGCATCCAGCCCATTTGCCCCCAGCTCCCAAATGCTAACCAtgtggagagggagagaagcgCGATTCAAGCTGGCAGGCATGCATTTTTCGCTACCAAATTCAGCAGCCGGCCCCATACCGCAGTGACGGCCAGGATGAGTGAAGGTAAGTCAGCCGCCCTTGGCTacacttttttgcttctctgGGCTCTTTTAAGCCCTCACCTACTAATCCCACCccccaaaaaacaacagtacACCTGTCCAACCGGACCCGCCCAGTGACCCCTGCCTTCTACAAGTACGGTTATACAAGATttgaaaagaggaagtgaagaggGATATCGCTCCACAGGCATGCACGGTGCCGCCAACGCGGATGCGGGAAAGCCAGCaacgaaaagggaagagggtTGGATCTCATCCGTTTAACGAGGTTCTGCAGTTCGTGCTCCTACCTTATCGGTAATTGGACATttgtcctttctttccttttaggGGATGCTTGAGGGGGGGAGGTCCACCAGCGGTATCGCTAAGGGCGGGTGGCGCGTGTCAACACGCTCAGGGGGTTTAGACTGCGACGACAAGGTGCCGACAACCGGCGGTTCTGTGTCATGGCTCGCTTCCCCAACTTCGTTCCCGTTTGCATCCGTAGcggtaaacaaaaatacaaccGGAGGCAAACCGTGCGGCAACCGGTGAAGCGGGGATAGGATGCTGATTGCTTTTTGCACTGCTCCACGACTTTCCGTCAATCCAGTCCAGTCGATTACATGTTGCTTCACAAAAACCCACGGCTAGTTCGTGCGAAAACGGCATCGAAACTACAGAACAGTCGCGACGTCCTTCCTCAGCTGACTCACCGCTTGCCGCATGTTGCGTATAACCGTCCTCTACGAACCTTGAAGCGCGAAGGTCTGTACTGCTTTTTCTCACCGAAGTACTCACGCAACTGCGCATACTCCTCCTCCTTAACATTGTGAATCATCAATGAACTGTGACTAAGAGGCCCCACCCAACCCTTTCCGTGAAGGTTATGAAAACGGCACATTGGCTCGCCGACGAACAAGGGCTGGTAACCCATTTCGTAGAGTACACGCCCCATAAGTAAGTCTTCGTGTTGCATGTACAGGGAGGTAAATTCATCCTCCCGCTCTTTGCTGTACGGCACGTCGACAAGTTTTTTTAGGGGTTCGTATGTCAGGAATTGTTCTACCACCTCTCTCGAAGCGGTGTAAAGACCCCCAGTTGCGAACAACAAAGGCATGAAGCGTGCGTTAACAATGTTCCCCCAATATAAACGGCGACGTGGTAGAGCACGAAGGTCAGCAAGGTACTGCGGGGTGTGCACAAACATGTCGTCATCCGACTTGGCAACATAATTAACATTAGGGAGGAGCCGCAGCATCAGACTAAACCACTTGTACATTTTACGACTCATACCGATCTCAGCATCGGGGCCCCAGTACCTGCCGTCCTGGCCAATTACCTTGTTCGTACTTACACGGCCCTCCTTGATTGGGAGAGCGATGATATCTTGCCAACGCAACCCCTCCTCCACTAACTGGGGCGAATGCGTGTAGTTATGATCTGGATGGCGCGCGAGAACAAAAGTAACGAGCAAATCTCCAGTAAAGTTATTACTCCTCCTCGCGACGCCTTGGTATTGCCAGCAGGTCAAACGCTGAAGATGGCGCCTGCGTCTTCTCACGGCATTATCGGGCGACAATACACCGAGCATGACGAGGAAATTTCGTTCCCTCCACGCACGCACAACATCCGGGGGCACGTACTGCAGAGACTCCCGATCCTTTTCGGTATAGTCGAACTCCGGGAGTGGCGGGGGGGCCGAGAAGCTCGCTTGGGAGGCCTCCCGTACAATACGTTTGCTCCTCGTTGAAAAAATCAATAGGATTGCCACGAAAGTAAGGCAGACGAGGATCAGTCCCCTCCTACTCAAAATTTGTCCAACCATGCTGGggtcctttctttccttgtgtGGTGGGGCGGTGCAAGAGGGGATGAGGAGACGGATAATagttgaagaagaggaaggatgCGAGGCGGGCGGTTACGCTTCCACTGAAACAAGTAATGCCACACACAACCCCAACGGAACCCAATGATTCACTGTCGAATTAATCAACAATAATGCCAATCACAAGCACCATGAGCAACGAACGATATCACCTTCTACCAAATCAGGCgtaccaacaacaacgcgTTCTGTCACACACAACAGATGTGTGCTGGTTGGGT
This region of Trypanosoma brucei gambiense DAL972 chromosome 10, complete sequence genomic DNA includes:
- a CDS encoding T. brucei spp.-specific protein → MPLLGAGIQPICPQLPNANHVERERSAIQAGRHAFFATKFSSRPHTAVTARMSEGKSAALGYTFLLLWALLSPHLLIPPPKKQQYTCPTGPAQ
- a CDS encoding UDP-Gal or UDP-GlcNAc-dependent glycosyltransferase, putative; this encodes MVGQILSRRGLILVCLTFVAILLIFSTRSKRIVREASQASFSAPPPLPEFDYTEKDRESLQYVPPDVVRAWRERNFLVMLGVLSPDNAVRRRRRHLQRLTCWQYQGVARRSNNFTGDLLVTFVLARHPDHNYTHSPQLVEEGLRWQDIIALPIKEGRVSTNKVIGQDGRYWGPDAEIGMSRKMYKWFSLMLRLLPNVNYVAKSDDDMFVHTPQYLADLRALPRRRLYWGNIVNARFMPLLFATGGLYTASREVVEQFLTYEPLKKLVDVPYSKEREDEFTSLYMQHEDLLMGRVLYEMGYQPLFVGEPMCRFHNLHGKGWVGPLSHSSLMIHNVKEEEYAQLREYFGEKKQYRPSRFKVRRGRLYATCGKR